The nucleotide sequence ATTATGATGATGTTAAAAAAGGAGTTACGGCCTTTCTGACCTGTTATCTGAGCAGCAAGGAAAAGATGCTTCAAATGATGGAAAAATTAAACCCTGAAAAAATGTTGAATGAGGCCTGGCAAAAATGAAATTTTAAAAATCTGATTGTCAATTCTTAACAAAAGTAAGAATCTGGTTTTAAAAACCAGGAATTTTAAGTTTACCTAATAAAAATCCGAAGTGAATACATGCGTAAACACCATAAAAATCAAAGTCTCTTAGAAGATCATACCCCAGACCTAATTCCACAGAAGCTTCAAACCGGTGAAAATAATAACCACTTTCTAAACTGACGAGGTAGATATAACTATGATGATAACCTCTTTTATTTTCAAGATCAAAGTATTTTTTGATACTATTTGTCAAACGGGAAGTTACAAAAGCATAATGAAAAGCAAAAGAAACACCTGGTTCTGCAAAAACGCCACTACTATAAACATAGTCTTCAGGAAGTTCTGAATAAACATTATCGAAAAACCAGCCAAGGTTAAAACAAGGATGAATACCGAACATTTTTGTGTTTTTCCTGTACCAGCCTATTTTGAATTCATTCCATCCGTTAGCAGTCAGATCATCAGCAATTGTTAAACTAAATCTGATCCCGTTAAAACTTTTATGAGGTGATTGGGTATTTTTATAAGGATTTGTAAAGTAATATTTGTTGGTTATTTGGCTGCAGGCACCCGATGTAATCAAAGCAAGAATAAGAAAAATCAGGGTTATTTTTGTCATTATTAAATAAGTATGCTGATATTGTTCAGTAACAAAGTTAAGAAAATTAAGCCATTAACGTTTATTTTTATATGCCTGATTTCACTTTCAGAGGACTCAGAATAAATGAACTAATTTAATTAAATTCGATATTCATTATAAGATAATGAAGTTACCAATGAGAAAATTTAATTTAATTTTGCGGTTAAATGGTTTTTATGATACATCATCCTGTTGAGGTAAAAGCACTTGAAAATTATAAAATATGGCTAAAATATCCTGATAATAAAGAAGGAGTAATTGACCTTTCACATCTGATAGGTTCAGGAGTTTTTAAAGCCTGGGAAGATGAACTTTTCTTCAAAAAAGTATATATTGACCCTGAAACAGGGGCAGTTGCATGGAATGAAACAATTGAATTATGTCCGGAAACGCTTTATGAAAAGTTAATAAAACTTATGGATTCTTCTTTAAATGAACCAGATTCAGAGTATGCCTCAAATTAGCAGATTTTTCGGAATTATCATCTGTATGTATTTTGATAATCACTATCCTCCTCATTTTCATGCTATTTACAATGAATATGAAGCAGAAATTTCA is from Sphingobacteriales bacterium and encodes:
- a CDS encoding DUF2442 domain-containing protein encodes the protein MHHPVEVKALENYKIWLKYPDNKEGVIDLSHLIGSGVFKAWEDELFFKKVYIDPETGAVAWNETIELCPETLYEKLIKLMDSSLNEPDSEYASN